The following are encoded together in the Ezakiella massiliensis genome:
- a CDS encoding aminotransferase class V-fold PLP-dependent enzyme — translation MIYLDNAATSWPKPPSVKEAVAQAFDYAANPGRGAHQLAMKSAREVFKVREKIKDLINAESTKNIAFTKNCTEGLNIAMFGSLQAGDHVITSVYEHNSILRPLHVLEERGVDLDILDCPIDDLPDNILRAIRPNTRMVAISHVDNLVGRVKDIKKIGNSLSRDILFLVDAAQSIGHMPIDVEEARIDLLAAPGHKALMGPMGTGFLYVRDETAVLPFMVGGTGSRSQSLVHPDFAPDKYEAGTENLHGIVGLGAGIDWINETGIEKIEAHVKDLAQTFYRLVKDMPGVIVYGIESEDQITSIVSLNISDRDSAEVAMALDREGEVAVRSQMHCAPLSHKHFHTLDQGMVRFSFGYFNTMDEVHEAAKILEKIIQDN, via the coding sequence ATGATTTATCTGGACAATGCAGCAACCTCTTGGCCCAAGCCTCCCTCTGTAAAGGAGGCTGTGGCCCAGGCTTTTGACTATGCTGCAAACCCGGGCAGAGGAGCTCACCAGCTGGCTATGAAGTCAGCTCGTGAGGTCTTTAAGGTGCGCGAAAAAATAAAAGACCTGATAAATGCAGAGTCTACAAAAAATATAGCCTTTACAAAAAACTGTACTGAAGGCTTAAATATCGCAATGTTTGGGTCTCTCCAAGCTGGAGACCACGTCATTACAAGTGTATATGAACACAATTCCATCCTCCGCCCCCTCCACGTTTTAGAGGAGAGGGGAGTTGACTTGGATATTTTGGATTGTCCAATTGATGACCTTCCAGATAATATCCTAAGAGCCATCAGGCCAAACACGCGGATGGTTGCAATCTCCCACGTGGATAACTTGGTCGGCAGGGTCAAGGATATCAAAAAAATTGGCAACAGCCTATCCAGGGATATATTATTTTTGGTCGACGCAGCCCAATCCATTGGCCACATGCCAATAGATGTGGAAGAGGCGCGGATTGACCTCTTGGCAGCACCTGGCCACAAGGCCCTGATGGGGCCCATGGGAACAGGCTTTTTGTATGTACGTGACGAGACCGCTGTGCTACCCTTTATGGTTGGCGGCACGGGATCACGCAGCCAGTCCCTGGTCCACCCAGACTTTGCCCCCGACAAGTACGAGGCAGGGACTGAAAACCTCCACGGAATTGTGGGCCTGGGCGCAGGTATAGACTGGATCAATGAAACTGGCATAGAAAAAATCGAAGCCCATGTCAAGGACTTGGCCCAAACTTTTTATAGGCTGGTAAAAGATATGCCTGGAGTAATAGTCTACGGGATTGAATCGGAAGACCAGATTACAAGCATAGTAAGTTTAAATATAAGTGACAGGGACAGCGCCGAGGTGGCCATGGCCCTAGACAGGGAAGGGGAGGTTGCCGTTCGCAGCCAAATGCACTGTGCACCGCTTTCCCACAAACACTTCCATACCCTAGACCAGGGCATGGTAAGATTTTCCTTTGGCTACTTTAACACCATGGATGAGGTCCATGAAGCCGCAAAAATTTTAGAAAAAATAATTCAAGATAATTAG
- a CDS encoding DUF4446 family protein, which yields MLEKYQMEIIYGLGGLSAILLVLVIINMNRIKKLKNRFDKMAGYEDIDLEKLLGILRKDINDIHTGNILREEKIAKLEQAYSFTINKVGFYRYNALANEKLGRGGDLSFSIAFLDSYYNGFILTSIYAGSQSISYAKPIRNKGSNIPLSEEELIAIDKAIRGDIIE from the coding sequence ATGTTAGAAAAATATCAAATGGAAATTATCTACGGGCTAGGCGGATTGTCGGCAATACTTTTAGTCCTGGTTATAATAAACATGAATCGAATCAAAAAACTAAAAAATCGCTTCGACAAAATGGCCGGCTACGAAGATATAGACCTTGAAAAGCTACTGGGCATACTTAGAAAAGATATAAATGACATCCACACGGGAAATATCTTGAGAGAAGAAAAGATTGCAAAATTGGAGCAGGCCTACAGCTTTACTATAAACAAGGTCGGCTTTTACAGGTACAATGCCCTGGCCAACGAAAAATTAGGGCGAGGTGGCGACCTGTCCTTTTCGATTGCATTTTTGGACTCCTATTACAACGGCTTTATTTTGACCAGCATCTACGCTGGCAGCCAGTCCATCAGCTATGCCAAGCCAATTAGAAACAAGGGATCCAATATCCCCCTCTCAGAAGAGGAGCTAATCGCCATAGACAAGGCAATACGCGGCGATATTATAGAATAG
- a CDS encoding adenine phosphoribosyltransferase translates to MDLKKEIAVIENFPKEGISFKDITTLLQNPEAYREAVKQLAEPLRGKGIKYIVAPEARGFIFGCTVAVELGIGFVPVRKKGKLPRETVSYKYEKEYGEDELFIHKDAIKPGDRVAIVDDLLATGGTIMACEKLLKNMGAEVVDIGFLIELTGLKGKDRLETETYSIVKYEF, encoded by the coding sequence ATGGATTTAAAAAAAGAAATAGCAGTTATAGAAAACTTTCCCAAAGAGGGCATATCCTTTAAGGACATTACAACCCTCTTGCAAAACCCAGAAGCCTACAGGGAAGCGGTCAAGCAACTCGCAGAACCCCTAAGAGGCAAGGGGATCAAATACATTGTAGCCCCTGAAGCTCGCGGCTTTATCTTTGGATGCACAGTCGCAGTTGAGCTGGGCATAGGCTTTGTCCCTGTTAGGAAAAAGGGCAAGCTCCCAAGGGAAACTGTATCCTACAAGTACGAAAAAGAATACGGGGAAGACGAACTCTTCATCCACAAGGACGCCATCAAACCTGGCGACAGGGTTGCGATTGTCGATGACCTACTGGCAACAGGCGGAACCATTATGGCCTGCGAAAAACTCCTCAAAAATATGGGAGCAGAAGTTGTGGATATAGGATTTTTGATCGAACTAACCGGCCTCAAAGGCAAGGACAGATTGGAAACCGAAACCTATTCCATTGTGAAATATGAATTCTAA